One segment of Colius striatus isolate bColStr4 chromosome 23, bColStr4.1.hap1, whole genome shotgun sequence DNA contains the following:
- the CXCR5 gene encoding C-X-C chemokine receptor type 5 gives MGPVSYSSETYDLSQVELSGYYEAENTTPSLEGYFCFNPASSVVGNQRDPFRKVFMPLIYLLMFMLGSVGNALVLVILERFKRSRTTTENFLFHLTLANLSLLLTFPFSVVESLAGWVFGKFLCKILSSVHKINFYCSSMLLGCIAVDRYLAIVYAIHTYRKRRARSIHLTCTAVWLCSLLLTLPDLIYMEVWTDESNRSICYFPEVGIDGNNAWLATRFLYHTVGFFVPLLVMCYCYMAIVRALCQSQRLQRQKAVRVAILVTGVFLLCWSPYHIVIFLNTLTKLEAFTKNCLLEDQLDTAIMVTEAIGFTHCCLNPILYAFIGVKFRNDFFRILQELGCISQETLQEILEVTRKGSGIESDNTTSISTF, from the coding sequence AGTCAGGTGGAGCTGAGCGGTTACTATGAAGCAGAGAATACCACCCCTTCTTTGGAGGGCTACTTTTGCTTCAACCCAGCCTCTTCCGTGGTCGGCAACCAGAGAGACCCCTTCCGAAAGGTCTTCATGCCCCTTATCTATCTGCTGATGTTCATGTTGGGATCTGTGGGAAATGCCCTGGTCCTGGTCATTTTAGAGAGGTTCAAGCGGTCTCGCACTACCACAGAAAATTTCCTTTTCCACCTCACTCTGGCCAACCTGTCACTGTTGCTCACCTTCCCCTTCAGTGTGGTGGAGAGCTTGGCTGGGTGGGTATTTGGGAAGTTCCTCTGCAAGATCCTCAGCTCTGTCCACAAGATCAATTTCTACTGCAGTAGCATGCTGCTGGGGTGCATTGCGGTGGACCGCTACCTGGCCATCGTCTACGCAATCCACACCTACCGCAAACGCAGAGCTcgctccatccacctcacctgcACAGCTGTCTGGCTCTGCTCACTGCTTCTGACCTTACCCGATCTCATCTACATGGAAGTCTGGACTGACGAGAGCAATCGCAGCATTTGCTATTTTCCGGAGGTTGGGATCGATGGCAACAACGCCTGGCTGGCGACTCGTTTCCTCTACCACACCGTGGGCTTCTTTGTGCCTCTGCTTGTCATGTGCTACTGTTACATGGCCATCGTCCGGGCTCTTTGTCAGTCCCAGCGCCTGCAGAGGCAAAAAGCTGTCCGCGTGGCCATCCTGGTCACAGGCGTCTTCCTGCTCTGCTGGAGCCCTTACCACATTGTCATCTTCCTGAACACGCTTACTAAGCTAGAGGCTTTCACCAAGAACTGCCTCCTGGAAGACCAGCTGGACACGGCCATCATGGTGACAGAGGCCATCGGCTTCACGCACTGCTGCCTCAACCCCATCCTCTATGCCTTCATTGGAGTCAAATTCCGTAATGACTTCTTCCGGATCCTGCAGGAGCTCGGCTGCATCAGCCAAGAGACCCTGCAGGAGATCCTGGAGGTGACAAGAAAGGGCAGCGGTATCGAGTCTGACAACACCACTTCTATCTCCACTTTCTAG